From Burkholderia cenocepacia, the proteins below share one genomic window:
- a CDS encoding terpene synthase family protein, protein MQASGTPRATSAPPSETQTLVLPLPHLSLPVARHPQHEAIERQLAIDDYPYIVQHYRSDAAARRFLAQRIPAYGSLCYPNARPDRVYALHRMMHVTTLMDDAFTHLARTGDQAGLDSLREHFLAAVDGTPPPADAPSARLLHDTLQLMRTQSEARPAFWRRFVECIREQVHTQASPTATDATRLSLADYLAFRRVEGFGHWITLLIEYALDIDMGQHLAQHAALADARDATIDSVILVNDLFSFRKEWSAHERFNAVWILMRVEQLNAQAALDRLAARCTSNERRLIDAREAVATGALAGDADAQAYVTELCYMSAGNAEFHAFSTRYHGDDLGGGRFAGGAVAMTALPTLEEIAAADRHASPR, encoded by the coding sequence ATGCAAGCATCCGGAACGCCACGCGCCACGAGCGCCCCGCCCAGCGAGACGCAAACGCTGGTGCTGCCGCTGCCGCATCTGTCGCTGCCCGTCGCACGGCACCCGCAGCATGAAGCAATCGAGCGGCAACTCGCGATCGACGACTACCCGTACATCGTGCAGCACTATCGCAGCGACGCAGCGGCGCGCCGTTTTCTCGCGCAGCGCATTCCCGCGTATGGCAGCCTGTGCTACCCGAATGCGCGGCCCGATCGCGTGTACGCGCTCCACCGCATGATGCACGTCACGACGCTGATGGACGACGCCTTCACGCATCTCGCACGCACCGGCGATCAGGCGGGGCTCGACTCGTTGCGCGAGCATTTCCTGGCGGCCGTCGACGGCACGCCGCCGCCGGCCGACGCACCTTCCGCGCGGCTGCTGCACGACACGCTGCAGTTGATGCGCACCCAGAGCGAGGCGCGCCCGGCCTTCTGGCGGCGGTTCGTCGAATGCATCCGCGAGCAGGTCCATACGCAGGCCAGCCCGACGGCAACCGACGCAACGCGCCTGTCGTTGGCCGACTATCTGGCGTTTCGCCGGGTCGAGGGCTTCGGCCACTGGATCACGCTGCTCATCGAATACGCGCTCGACATCGACATGGGGCAGCACCTCGCGCAACACGCGGCGCTGGCCGACGCGCGGGACGCGACGATCGACTCGGTGATTCTCGTCAACGACCTGTTTTCGTTTCGCAAGGAATGGTCCGCGCACGAGCGATTCAATGCCGTGTGGATCCTGATGCGCGTCGAGCAACTGAACGCCCAGGCGGCGCTCGACCGGCTGGCGGCACGCTGCACGTCGAACGAGCGCCGCCTGATCGACGCGCGTGAAGCGGTCGCGACGGGCGCGCTGGCCGGCGACGCCGACGCGCAGGCCTACGTGACGGAGCTGTGTTACATGAGTGCCGGCAATGCGGAGTTTCATGCATTCAGCACCCGCTACCACGGCGACGATCTCGGCGGCGGGCGCTTCGCCGGCGGCGCAGTCGCGATGACGGCACTGCCGACGCTCGAGGAAATCGCGGCGGCGGACCGGCATGCTTCGCCCCGGTGA
- a CDS encoding SAM-dependent methyltransferase: MNQISEQAIAELRAPHLEPALPIRVLHGETVSDYERKVQTTYAGSPDDWRKAIGEYLLFQFGVYDDPRSTPPISLDESGIRYFERQLHLAGFDDPVPARVERILDIGCGWGYILKYLAGRFPGCMRLDGINVSREQLDYCARFHAQHGLAERINLYQCNAQDVDRLPDPATPYDLVIIRGVISHFPNALYEKAMRALHARVRGGGSVVISDNLYNVDLSEYASDTPDEVDRIACKHRKTPDYFRQVLIDAGFAIRDMRVLPSNIDVARWLMDAKANIDRHFPHRAPDTLEELRVLAENWSVALIKNKVSTYSIVAVKPDA; encoded by the coding sequence ATGAATCAGATCAGCGAACAGGCGATCGCCGAACTGCGCGCGCCGCACCTGGAACCCGCCCTGCCGATCCGGGTGCTGCATGGCGAGACGGTGAGCGATTACGAGCGGAAAGTGCAGACGACCTACGCCGGCAGCCCGGACGACTGGCGCAAGGCGATCGGCGAGTACCTGTTGTTCCAGTTCGGTGTGTACGACGATCCGCGCTCCACGCCGCCGATCTCGCTCGATGAATCGGGCATTCGCTACTTCGAACGCCAGCTTCATCTCGCCGGCTTCGACGACCCCGTTCCCGCCCGGGTCGAACGCATTCTCGACATCGGCTGCGGCTGGGGCTACATCCTCAAGTATCTGGCCGGCCGCTTCCCCGGCTGCATGCGCCTCGACGGTATCAACGTCAGTCGCGAACAGCTCGACTACTGCGCCCGCTTTCATGCGCAACACGGGCTCGCGGAACGCATCAACCTGTATCAGTGCAACGCACAGGACGTCGATCGACTGCCCGATCCCGCGACGCCGTACGATCTCGTGATCATTCGCGGCGTGATCTCGCACTTCCCGAACGCGCTGTACGAAAAGGCGATGCGTGCGCTGCATGCGCGTGTGCGCGGCGGCGGCTCGGTGGTGATCTCGGACAATCTGTACAACGTCGACCTGAGCGAATACGCATCCGACACGCCGGACGAGGTCGACCGGATCGCGTGCAAGCACAGGAAGACGCCCGATTATTTCAGGCAGGTGCTGATCGACGCCGGGTTCGCGATCCGCGACATGCGCGTGCTGCCGTCGAACATCGACGTCGCGCGCTGGCTGATGGATGCCAAGGCCAACATCGACCGCCATTTTCCGCACCGTGCGCCGGACACGCTGGAAGAACTGCGCGTGCTCGCCGAAAACTGGTCCGTCGCGCTGATCAAGAACAAGGTGTCGACCTACAGCATCGTCGCGGTCAAACCGGACGCGTAA
- a CDS encoding HAD family hydrolase, producing MRIETSFLFDLDGTLVDSVYQHVLAWKEALDAEGIELSVWRIHRKIGMSGGLFLNQLLRETAGDIDAERVERLARLHAAAYQRLRAQVRPLPGARELLAALSNAGIRWAIATSGRMETAAINLEALGVDPAKNVVVTRDQVKYAKPDPDLFLTAAAKLNVPIEHTVVVGDSIWDMLAAARCRALGVGLLAGGYGSDELERAGALRVYDDPADLLWHLDEVAARP from the coding sequence ATGCGCATTGAAACGTCATTTCTGTTCGATCTCGACGGCACGCTCGTCGACAGCGTCTATCAGCACGTACTCGCGTGGAAGGAAGCGCTCGACGCCGAAGGCATCGAACTGTCGGTGTGGCGCATCCATCGCAAGATCGGGATGAGCGGCGGCCTGTTCCTGAATCAGTTGCTGCGCGAAACGGCCGGCGACATCGACGCCGAGCGCGTCGAGCGGCTCGCGCGGCTGCATGCGGCCGCGTACCAGCGGCTGCGCGCGCAGGTCCGGCCGCTGCCGGGCGCGCGCGAACTGCTGGCCGCGCTGTCGAATGCCGGCATTCGCTGGGCGATCGCGACCAGCGGGCGAATGGAAACGGCGGCGATCAATCTCGAGGCGCTCGGCGTCGATCCGGCGAAGAACGTCGTCGTCACGCGCGATCAGGTGAAATATGCGAAGCCGGACCCGGACCTGTTCCTGACCGCGGCCGCGAAGCTGAACGTGCCGATCGAGCATACGGTGGTGGTCGGCGACAGCATCTGGGACATGCTCGCCGCCGCCCGCTGCCGCGCGCTCGGCGTCGGGCTGCTGGCGGGCGGGTACGGCAGCGACGAACTGGAACGCGCCGGCGCGCTGCGCGTGTACGACGATCCGGCGGATCTGCTGTGGCACCTCGACGAGGTGGCTGCGCGGCCGTAG
- a CDS encoding sugar transporter, whose protein sequence is MATPDAVSSEQSWWGVLALALTAFIFNTTEFVPVALLSAIGDSLQMQPTAVGLMLTIYAWAVAVVSLPLTFVTRHVERRKLLSVALLVFIGSHVVTGVAWNFTVLMIGRLGIACAHAVFWSISIPLAVRLAPSDRKSRALSLIAMGSAIAMVAGIPLGRVIGEAFGWRVTFLIIAGTAGIALLLLRATLPLLPSQGAGSLSSIGVFLRKPALVALYAITVLVVSAHFTSYTYIEPFVQSINHASNSRITYVLILFGIAGLPAAVCFNRVYPHRPDDFLLASIVALSGCLLILFPCALNIVTLSVHTLVWGGAIVCFGLAMQAWVLKLAPDATDLAVSIYSGLYNVGIGAGALLGNHIAGDFGLPWIGTFGGVVAIFAAGVAWAALRLHAKREAALAAPTP, encoded by the coding sequence ATGGCAACCCCCGACGCCGTCAGTTCCGAACAATCGTGGTGGGGCGTTCTGGCCCTGGCGCTCACCGCCTTCATCTTCAATACCACCGAATTCGTGCCCGTCGCGCTGTTGAGCGCGATCGGCGACAGCCTGCAGATGCAGCCGACCGCCGTCGGCCTGATGCTGACGATCTACGCGTGGGCCGTCGCGGTCGTGTCGCTGCCGCTGACGTTCGTCACGCGCCACGTCGAGCGCCGCAAGCTGTTGAGCGTGGCGCTGCTGGTGTTCATCGGCAGCCATGTCGTGACCGGCGTCGCGTGGAATTTCACGGTGCTGATGATCGGCCGGCTCGGCATCGCGTGTGCGCATGCGGTGTTCTGGTCGATTTCGATCCCGCTCGCGGTGCGGCTTGCGCCGAGCGACCGCAAAAGCCGTGCGCTCAGCCTGATCGCGATGGGCTCGGCGATCGCGATGGTCGCCGGGATTCCGCTCGGACGCGTGATCGGCGAGGCGTTCGGCTGGCGCGTCACGTTCCTGATCATCGCGGGCACGGCGGGCATCGCGCTGCTGTTGCTGCGCGCCACGTTGCCGTTGCTGCCGAGCCAGGGCGCCGGGTCGCTGAGCAGCATCGGCGTGTTCCTGCGCAAGCCGGCGCTGGTCGCGCTGTATGCGATCACCGTGCTGGTCGTGTCCGCGCACTTCACGTCGTACACGTACATCGAACCGTTCGTGCAGAGCATCAACCATGCGAGCAACAGCCGGATCACGTACGTGCTGATCCTGTTCGGCATCGCCGGCCTGCCGGCCGCGGTCTGCTTCAATCGCGTCTATCCGCACCGACCCGACGATTTCCTGCTGGCGTCGATCGTCGCGTTGTCGGGCTGCCTGCTGATCCTGTTCCCGTGCGCGCTGAACATCGTCACGCTGTCCGTGCACACGCTGGTGTGGGGCGGCGCGATCGTCTGTTTCGGGCTGGCGATGCAGGCGTGGGTACTGAAGCTGGCGCCGGACGCCACCGATCTGGCCGTGTCGATCTACTCGGGGCTGTACAACGTCGGCATCGGCGCCGGCGCGCTGCTCGGCAACCATATCGCGGGCGACTTCGGGCTGCCGTGGATCGGCACCTTCGGCGGCGTGGTCGCGATCTTCGCGGCCGGGGTCGCGTGGGCCGCGTTGCGGCTGCACGCGAAACGGGAAGCGGCGCTCGCGGCCCCCACGCCGTGA
- a CDS encoding SDR family NAD(P)-dependent oxidoreductase — MNASTHSAPLDGRIALVTGASSGIGRASAIELARRGAKVVVSARRKAELDRLVDEIATAGGNATAFAADVANEAELRKLFDFTVSTHGRLDVAFNNAGTEGVFAPMLEQDAQSYDRVFEPNVRGVFNSMKFAAEIMLRQGKGSIINNASMGGVIGFENASVYIASKHAVIGMTKTASIEWFKRGVRVNALCPGLIDTPFHHRGIWASEEARLAFAESTPAGRWASADEMATVVAFLASDDASYVSGHALVADGGYSVA, encoded by the coding sequence ATGAACGCAAGCACGCACTCTGCCCCGCTCGACGGTCGCATCGCCCTCGTGACGGGCGCCAGTTCAGGCATCGGCCGCGCGTCGGCGATCGAACTCGCGCGCCGCGGCGCGAAGGTCGTCGTCAGCGCCCGACGCAAGGCCGAACTCGATCGACTGGTCGACGAGATCGCGACCGCCGGCGGCAACGCAACGGCCTTTGCCGCGGATGTCGCGAACGAAGCCGAGCTCCGCAAGCTATTCGATTTCACGGTGTCGACCCACGGACGGCTCGACGTCGCGTTCAACAATGCGGGCACGGAAGGCGTGTTCGCGCCGATGCTCGAGCAGGACGCGCAAAGCTACGACCGGGTGTTCGAGCCGAACGTGCGCGGCGTGTTCAATTCGATGAAGTTCGCGGCTGAGATCATGCTGCGTCAGGGCAAGGGCAGCATCATCAACAATGCGTCGATGGGCGGCGTCATCGGCTTCGAGAACGCGTCGGTGTATATCGCGAGCAAGCACGCGGTGATCGGGATGACGAAGACGGCTTCGATCGAATGGTTCAAACGCGGCGTGCGCGTCAACGCGCTGTGCCCGGGGCTGATCGATACGCCGTTCCATCACCGAGGCATCTGGGCGTCGGAGGAAGCACGGCTCGCCTTTGCCGAATCGACGCCGGCCGGCCGCTGGGCATCCGCCGACGAGATGGCGACGGTCGTCGCGTTCCTCGCGTCGGACGATGCCAGCTATGTGTCGGGGCACGCGCTGGTGGCCGACGGCGGCTATTCGGTCGCGTGA
- a CDS encoding DUF4880 domain-containing protein, with protein sequence MNGNSTLDPVAQQAIDWEVRLRSGEISQAERDAFLAWRRADPAHEEAWARLQQRLGRLGPLQGTSSTAVRRALDEPSRHRRRWLKAGAGLGGLVLAGIGTRQLISTFSLDADYHNGDVVPQRVQFDGNVSVTAGAATRVYTHAREQADLYLAAGQVATDPNRAGYQPVVVTTRDGMVRTERARVSVDVLRLHTVVAVQGGDAVLAVPHGRRLRVPDGSAWSLSGGQIARMPETSADIFSWTRGTLVVLDRAVPDVIETLGRYFGGYIRFPEAALSRRVSGVFPLDDAPAALRQLAESLGFSLNLYGNMLAVATPA encoded by the coding sequence ATGAACGGTAACTCCACGCTCGATCCAGTGGCGCAACAGGCGATTGACTGGGAAGTGAGGCTGCGCTCCGGCGAGATTTCGCAGGCGGAGCGCGACGCATTCCTCGCATGGCGGCGCGCGGATCCGGCCCACGAAGAAGCGTGGGCGCGACTGCAGCAGCGGCTCGGCAGGCTCGGCCCGTTGCAGGGCACGTCGAGTACGGCGGTGCGGCGGGCGCTCGACGAGCCGTCGCGTCACCGCAGACGATGGCTAAAAGCCGGCGCGGGCCTGGGAGGCCTCGTGCTCGCCGGGATCGGCACGCGCCAGCTCATTTCGACGTTTTCGCTCGACGCGGACTACCACAATGGCGATGTGGTCCCGCAAAGGGTCCAGTTCGACGGCAACGTTTCGGTCACGGCCGGCGCGGCCACACGGGTGTATACCCATGCGCGTGAGCAGGCCGACCTCTATCTGGCCGCCGGTCAGGTTGCAACCGATCCGAATCGAGCGGGCTATCAGCCGGTTGTCGTGACCACCCGCGACGGCATGGTCCGCACCGAGCGGGCGCGCGTGAGCGTCGACGTTCTGCGCCTGCATACCGTCGTGGCCGTGCAAGGCGGCGACGCGGTGCTGGCCGTGCCCCACGGGCGCCGCTTGCGGGTACCCGATGGATCGGCGTGGTCGCTGTCCGGCGGGCAGATCGCCCGCATGCCCGAAACGTCGGCCGACATCTTCTCGTGGACACGCGGCACGCTGGTCGTGCTCGACCGCGCGGTGCCGGACGTGATCGAAACGCTGGGCCGTTACTTCGGCGGCTATATCCGTTTCCCGGAGGCCGCGCTGTCGCGCCGCGTGAGCGGCGTCTTTCCGCTCGACGACGCGCCGGCCGCACTCCGGCAACTGGCCGAAAGCCTCGGGTTTTCCCTGAATCTGTACGGCAACATGCTCGCCGTCGCCACCCCTGCCTGA
- a CDS encoding Lrp/AsnC family transcriptional regulator gives MFDAIDKSILSVLQQDSTLSVAEIADRVNLSTTPCWRRIQKLEQDGVIARRVALLDAKKLNVGVTVLVEIKTAEHTAAWLRRFCDVVATIPEVVEVHRMSGHIDYMLKVVVPHIDAYDSVYRRLIGAVDIFDVSSSFAMETIKQTTVLPLDYML, from the coding sequence GTGTTCGACGCTATCGACAAGTCCATATTGTCCGTGCTGCAGCAGGACAGCACGCTCTCGGTGGCCGAAATCGCCGACCGCGTGAACCTTTCGACCACGCCATGCTGGCGACGCATTCAGAAGCTCGAGCAGGACGGGGTGATCGCGCGTCGCGTGGCGCTTCTGGACGCGAAGAAGCTCAACGTGGGCGTGACCGTGCTGGTGGAAATCAAGACCGCGGAACATACCGCTGCGTGGTTGCGGCGTTTCTGCGACGTGGTGGCGACGATTCCCGAGGTGGTGGAGGTTCATCGCATGAGCGGGCACATCGACTACATGCTCAAGGTCGTGGTGCCGCATATCGACGCGTACGACAGCGTATACAGGCGTCTGATCGGCGCGGTCGACATCTTCGACGTCAGTTCCAGCTTCGCGATGGAGACCATTAAGCAGACCACCGTATTACCGCTCGATTACATGCTGTGA
- a CDS encoding TonB-dependent siderophore receptor: MKLNIRTRRAISSQASGVAIAVAVAQVFIAASAHAQQAAQQSWHLASGPLDRTLVEIAQTANVRLSYDAGLVQSLKSSPVEGSYTAEAAIRQALRGTGLDLVATGSGGLTIQKAVAKPAAAAPVAASAAAASVGPVDTTLPLISVAASRDSGGTGFVAESSSTYARSDVPLSQTPKSVSVINAAVIQSQAAQSLSDVLRNASGVVTRPGPLGVPSYTIRGFLASNLTSDGLATVGSAPNVTPTIAISSVEVVKGPSAIVNGNSPPGGVINLVKKTPQAEPFHEIQVGYGSYGSEQIALDSTGAITADKKLRYRFIISGERVGQNSMGYDGERNFYFAPTLEWKDSTTDLTVGYERTVNREPVPPFTVGYAKGDIYRNYIDRPLGTPSDHFGAQTDNIFIHLEQKLGTALTFVSKGSYTRTQQTQQAWTTATPLSATNGTLFHNFDSVSDFYSWSFQNYLRAKFDIGAAKNTVIAGWDVLRYSQHQSDTTTSKFISIPNVFGSFTLPSPDTGNVMPNNTTYFTQTGLYLQDQFSYRNFHALASVRRDTYLTHATYAGNPPAGSHQNAYSPSLGLLYELTSEVAVYASYNRGFQPGQALQFGGGVLPPQISQQVEVGMKFNLLDDKLAITTSAYRTSFSNYSVNDPLHRGFSIPVGGAVSRGFEAEISGQPLPGVNVVGTYTYNDFVQPSAAKIGVSLPKNSASLWTTYNFQTEKLQGFGVGAGLFFASGQYIGSGSAYRIPSQVETDLGVFYRKKGYGLNLSIKNVFNRKLYYSSTSAAMIPMGPERTVMLTGTYDF, translated from the coding sequence GTGAAGCTCAACATCAGAACACGCCGGGCGATCTCGAGCCAGGCATCGGGGGTTGCAATCGCGGTCGCCGTTGCACAGGTTTTCATCGCGGCGTCGGCGCATGCACAACAGGCTGCCCAGCAGTCATGGCATCTCGCGAGCGGTCCGCTGGACCGCACGCTGGTCGAAATCGCGCAGACGGCCAACGTGAGGTTGAGCTACGACGCGGGCCTTGTGCAATCGTTGAAATCGTCGCCCGTCGAGGGCAGCTACACCGCCGAGGCCGCGATTCGACAAGCGCTTCGAGGCACCGGCCTCGATCTCGTCGCGACGGGCAGCGGTGGTCTGACCATTCAGAAGGCGGTTGCGAAGCCCGCTGCGGCGGCGCCCGTCGCGGCGTCGGCAGCGGCAGCCTCCGTGGGGCCTGTCGATACCACGCTTCCGCTCATCAGCGTGGCAGCCAGCCGGGACTCCGGCGGCACCGGCTTCGTCGCGGAATCGTCGTCCACCTATGCGCGCTCGGACGTGCCGCTGAGCCAGACGCCGAAATCGGTCAGCGTCATCAACGCGGCGGTGATCCAGAGCCAGGCCGCTCAGTCGCTCTCCGATGTGCTGAGGAATGCTTCCGGTGTCGTCACGCGGCCGGGGCCGCTTGGTGTGCCGAGTTACACGATTCGCGGGTTCTTGGCATCCAACCTGACCTCAGACGGGCTCGCCACGGTGGGCTCGGCGCCCAACGTCACGCCGACGATCGCCATCTCGAGCGTGGAAGTGGTCAAGGGGCCCTCGGCCATCGTGAATGGCAACAGTCCGCCGGGAGGCGTCATCAATCTCGTCAAGAAAACGCCGCAGGCCGAACCGTTTCACGAAATCCAGGTGGGCTACGGCTCCTATGGCAGCGAGCAGATCGCGCTGGACAGCACGGGCGCCATCACCGCCGACAAGAAGCTTCGGTATCGCTTCATCATCTCGGGTGAACGGGTCGGCCAGAATTCGATGGGATATGACGGCGAGAGAAATTTCTACTTTGCCCCGACCCTGGAATGGAAGGATTCGACCACCGACCTGACGGTGGGCTATGAGCGCACGGTCAATCGCGAGCCGGTTCCCCCGTTCACCGTCGGCTATGCCAAGGGCGATATCTATCGAAACTATATCGACAGGCCGCTGGGTACGCCGTCCGATCATTTCGGCGCGCAAACGGACAATATTTTCATTCACCTCGAACAAAAGCTCGGCACGGCGCTGACCTTCGTGAGCAAGGGTTCCTATACGCGGACCCAACAAACGCAGCAAGCCTGGACAACGGCGACGCCGCTCTCGGCGACCAACGGCACGTTGTTCCACAATTTCGATTCGGTCTCGGATTTCTACAGTTGGAGCTTCCAGAATTACCTGCGAGCCAAGTTCGATATCGGCGCTGCGAAAAATACGGTGATTGCGGGCTGGGACGTTCTTCGCTACAGCCAGCATCAGTCTGACACCACGACATCGAAATTCATTTCCATTCCGAATGTCTTCGGCTCATTTACGCTTCCGTCTCCCGACACCGGAAACGTGATGCCGAATAACACTACCTACTTCACTCAAACCGGTTTATATCTACAAGATCAGTTTTCCTACAGGAATTTCCATGCGCTCGCGTCCGTGCGCCGGGATACCTATCTGACACATGCAACCTACGCCGGTAACCCACCAGCGGGAAGCCATCAGAACGCCTATAGCCCGAGCCTCGGCCTGCTCTACGAACTGACGTCCGAGGTTGCCGTCTACGCCAGCTACAACCGTGGCTTCCAGCCGGGCCAGGCGCTTCAATTCGGTGGCGGTGTGCTCCCCCCGCAAATCAGCCAGCAAGTCGAAGTGGGCATGAAGTTCAACCTGCTGGACGACAAGCTGGCCATCACGACCTCGGCTTACCGCACCTCGTTCAGCAATTACAGCGTCAACGATCCGCTCCATCGCGGTTTCTCTATTCCCGTCGGCGGCGCCGTCAGCCGGGGATTCGAAGCGGAGATCAGCGGCCAGCCGCTGCCCGGCGTCAACGTGGTCGGCACCTACACGTACAACGACTTCGTGCAGCCTTCGGCCGCCAAGATCGGGGTAAGCCTGCCCAAGAACAGCGCCAGCCTGTGGACGACCTACAACTTCCAGACCGAAAAGCTCCAGGGTTTCGGGGTCGGCGCGGGGCTGTTCTTCGCGAGCGGGCAGTACATCGGCTCGGGCTCGGCGTACCGCATCCCCAGCCAGGTGGAGACGGATCTCGGCGTGTTCTATCGGAAGAAGGGGTACGGCTTGAATCTTTCGATCAAGAACGTGTTCAACCGCAAGCTCTACTACAGCAGCACGTCGGCCGCCATGATTCCGATGGGTCCGGAGCGGACGGTCATGCTGACCGGAACCTATGACTTCTGA
- a CDS encoding energy transducer TonB, with the protein MTSDSLPARPWDDIAVHENTSQAPHARTRRVACAAGVLLAHALGLYVAVHESAVTLRLEAGRPAGGTVQVQLVAAPAPRPAPTPPAPPKPRPEPPKPVAPAKPEKAHVLASHAPSPRTVEAAPQETPKPAETRQVAPVPAPHPAPEAAPAQPVAPPAPGPNLLDAPKQISAGELKQLGCQMPRPDYPAKARRLQQEGTVVVHLSIGTDGAVTSARVAQSSGSPLLDAAAVAAIRAGRCHPYETAGIARSVEASQPIAFNLND; encoded by the coding sequence ATGACTTCTGATTCCTTGCCCGCACGCCCCTGGGACGACATCGCCGTGCACGAGAACACGTCCCAGGCGCCCCATGCGCGCACCCGCCGCGTCGCGTGTGCCGCGGGTGTACTGCTTGCACACGCGCTCGGGCTGTACGTTGCGGTTCACGAAAGCGCGGTGACGCTCAGGCTCGAAGCCGGGCGTCCGGCGGGCGGCACGGTGCAGGTGCAACTGGTCGCCGCGCCGGCGCCGCGGCCCGCGCCAACCCCGCCTGCGCCGCCCAAGCCGCGGCCCGAGCCACCGAAACCGGTGGCGCCGGCGAAGCCGGAAAAGGCGCACGTGCTGGCGTCGCACGCGCCGAGCCCGCGCACGGTGGAAGCGGCGCCCCAGGAGACGCCGAAACCCGCCGAAACGCGGCAGGTCGCGCCGGTGCCCGCGCCGCATCCCGCACCTGAAGCAGCGCCGGCCCAACCTGTCGCGCCACCCGCGCCGGGGCCGAACCTGCTGGACGCGCCGAAGCAAATCAGCGCGGGCGAGTTGAAGCAGTTGGGATGCCAGATGCCGCGACCCGACTACCCGGCGAAAGCGCGCCGGCTGCAACAGGAAGGCACGGTGGTCGTGCATCTGAGCATCGGCACCGACGGCGCGGTGACGTCCGCGCGCGTGGCGCAGAGCAGCGGCTCGCCGCTGCTCGACGCGGCCGCCGTCGCGGCGATCCGTGCCGGCCGCTGTCACCCGTACGAGACCGCGGGCATCGCGCGCTCGGTCGAAGCTTCCCAACCCATCGCATTCAACCTGAACGACTGA
- a CDS encoding MotA/TolQ/ExbB proton channel family protein codes for MEQYGIANVWQQGDFVTRFIFVFLIGMSVVSWFVILTKGFANRRLESLGKRAQTGFWSSASISDGIAALGERGDNPYRALVLAGREANEQHAGNEPSMQGSLSASEWVARGLRNAFDDEVARLQNGLAVLGSIGSTAPFVGLFGTVWGIYHALMAIGMSGQASLDHVAGPVGESLVMTAIGLFVAIPAVLGFNYVNRGNKRVSHRLNRFAHELHVYFVTGAKARADAGRPVGAPAATKRATPNLAA; via the coding sequence ATGGAACAGTATGGCATCGCCAACGTCTGGCAACAGGGTGACTTCGTTACCCGCTTCATCTTCGTTTTCCTGATCGGCATGTCCGTCGTCTCGTGGTTCGTGATACTGACGAAAGGATTCGCCAATCGGCGTCTCGAATCGCTCGGCAAGCGCGCGCAAACGGGTTTCTGGTCCAGTGCGTCGATCAGCGACGGCATCGCGGCGCTGGGCGAGCGCGGCGACAATCCTTATCGTGCGCTGGTGCTTGCCGGGCGCGAAGCGAATGAACAGCATGCGGGCAACGAACCGTCGATGCAGGGCAGCCTGAGCGCGAGCGAATGGGTGGCGCGCGGGCTGCGCAACGCATTCGACGACGAAGTCGCGCGCCTGCAGAATGGCCTGGCCGTGCTGGGCTCGATCGGCAGCACCGCGCCGTTCGTGGGGCTGTTCGGCACCGTCTGGGGCATCTATCACGCACTCATGGCGATCGGCATGTCGGGGCAGGCCAGCCTCGATCACGTTGCCGGCCCGGTGGGCGAGTCGCTCGTGATGACGGCGATCGGGCTGTTCGTCGCCATTCCGGCGGTGCTCGGCTTCAACTACGTGAACCGCGGCAACAAGCGCGTGAGCCATCGGCTGAACCGCTTCGCGCACGAGCTGCACGTGTATTTCGTCACCGGCGCGAAGGCCCGTGCCGACGCCGGCCGGCCGGTCGGCGCACCGGCCGCGACCAAGCGCGCGACGCCCAACCTGGCCGCCTGA
- a CDS encoding ExbD/TolR family protein, with the protein MSMITDGGGDEGVMNDINMTPLIDVMLVLLIIFIVTLPVINKAVKVDLPQAAAQPAVSKTQDIDLSITADKTVLWNKQPVDEEALKARVAEAAAQGEPPAININADQHVEYGKVATILAALQGGGLNKINFVMQPPEAHQ; encoded by the coding sequence ATGTCAATGATTACCGATGGCGGCGGCGACGAAGGCGTCATGAACGACATCAACATGACGCCGCTGATCGACGTCATGCTGGTGTTGCTGATCATCTTCATCGTGACGCTGCCCGTCATCAACAAGGCGGTGAAGGTCGATCTTCCGCAGGCGGCCGCGCAGCCGGCCGTGTCGAAAACCCAGGACATCGATCTGTCGATCACGGCCGACAAGACGGTGCTGTGGAACAAGCAGCCGGTCGACGAGGAGGCGCTGAAGGCGCGCGTGGCCGAGGCTGCGGCGCAGGGCGAGCCGCCCGCGATCAACATCAACGCGGATCAGCACGTCGAGTACGGCAAGGTCGCGACCATTCTGGCGGCACTCCAGGGCGGTGGTCTCAACAAGATCAACTTCGTGATGCAACCGCCCGAGGCGCACCAATGA